From a region of the Salvelinus fontinalis isolate EN_2023a chromosome 13, ASM2944872v1, whole genome shotgun sequence genome:
- the LOC129867797 gene encoding gap junction delta-2 protein-like, with protein sequence MGDWSILGRFLTEVQNHSTVIGKIWLTMLLIFRILLVTLVGDAVYSDEQSKFTCNTLQPGCNNVCYDTFAPVSHLRFWVFQIVLVSTPSIFYIVYVLHKIAKDEKLETEKIQEVAKPPPASESLKHVGVEDGEALEARNRSFNPCYEKEWGAREGECVEQSLLEEDLKEVGKDPTELSSQVLLTYIIHVVLRSVMEIAFLVGQYYLFGFEVPQLFRCETYPCPNRTDCFVSRATEKTIFLNFMFSISLGCFILNIVELHYLGWVYIFRVLCSACSTCCEPERDPVELVDLYHNHNNPLLLQLKHSLRGRVVLQTSPPMSQEKSSGVLPTHTPAISFETDSTVECTSKRSPDEKERTKAKLANITKIGRGKKSWL encoded by the coding sequence ATGGGAGACTGGTCCATTCTTGGTCGCTTCTTAACGGAGGTTCAGAACCACTCCACGGTGATCGGCAAGATCTGGCTGACCATGCTCCTCATCTTCCGCATCCTGCTGGTGACCCTGGTGGGGGATGCAGTGTACAGCGATGAGCAGTCCAAGTTCACCTGCAACACCCTGCAGCCTGGTTGCAACAACGTCTGCTACGACACCTTCGCCCCCGTCTCACACCTGCGCTTCTGGGTCTTCCAGATAGTGCTCGTCTCCACACCGTCTATCTTCTATATTGTCTACGTGTTGCACAAGATAGCCAAGGATGAGAAGTTAGAGACTGAGAAGATCCAGGAGGTTGCTAAGCCTCCTCCTGCAAGTGAAAGTCTCAAACATGTAGGGGTGGAGGATGGGGAAGCCCTGGAGGCCAGAAACCGCTCTTTCAACCCCTGCTATGAGAAGGAGTGGGGCGCCCGGGAGGGGGAGTGTGTGGAGCAGagcctgctggaggaggatttgAAGGAGGTGGGGAAGGATCCCACCGAGCTGTCCAGCCAAGTGCTGCTGACCTACATCATCCACGTGGTGCTGCGCTCCGTCATGGAGATAGCCTTCCTAGTGGGCCAGTACTACCTGTTTGGCTTTGAAGTGCCTCAACTGTTCCGCTGTGAGACCTACCCCTGTCCTAACCGGACTGACTGTTTTGTGTCTCGTGCCACAGAGAAGACCATCTTCCTCAACTTCATGTTCAGCATCAGCCTGGGATGCTTCATCCTGAACATTGTGGAGCTGCACTACCTGGGCTGGGTCTATATTTTCCGTGTGCTGTGCTCTGCCTGCTCTACATGCTGCGAGCCAGAGCGGGACCCTGTGGAACTTGTGGACCTGTatcacaaccacaacaaccctcTGCTGCTGCAGCTCAAACACTCCCTACGAGGCAGGGTGGTCCTGCAGACCTCCCCTCCCATGTCCCAGGAGAAGAGCAGTGGTGTGTTGCCCACCCACACCCCAGCCATCTCCTTCGAGACGGACTCCACAGTAGAGTGCACCTCCAAGAGAAGCCCAGATGAGAAAGAACGCACTAAGGCCAAACTAGCCAACATAACTAAAATAGGCAGAGGCAAGAAATCCTGGCTGTGA